In the genome of Megalops cyprinoides isolate fMegCyp1 chromosome 18, fMegCyp1.pri, whole genome shotgun sequence, the window CTCAGAGGCATGTGCTAATCTGTCTCCCCATTCACGCCGGGGCTGCCTCATTTAACTGTCTCGGCCAGACAGAGGACGTCCGAGCTGCTGGGGAGCGCTAACATTCTGTGAACAAAAGGAACCCCAGTGTTCTCATGGACGTGCTTGACCAGAGTCCTCGtaggatctttttttttttctcttaagatCTCCATTCTGTGTTTACCAAAGCAACATGGCAGGCAGAGATGAGCGTGCATGCTTGTTGTATTGCACACCACTCAGCCTTGTGAGGAGGAGTGAAGTGATTGTGCTCTGAGCTCTGGTGCACTCGTCTAACAATTCCTTTTGTTAAAGAAGCAACTGGGGGTAGATGCTGGATGTCTAgctgaaaaaatacatgcagCGGAGTACATTTATTAGAGCCTCTAATGACTGATGGGCAGCAGTTGTTTGTGATCCAGACCTGTAACCAGCAGGCTATGGGTTCTAATCTCAGCTGTAGTGGACAAAATGCAGCTATGTAAATgcataatgttaaaaaaaaatgtaagctgtttaaatggaaaatatttaaaaatcttaGGATGTTGATGGGCGGTTAGGGTGCCTGCAAAACCCATGAATTGATGCAAGGTGCTAATGTTGGGGCAGATCGAGGCTGGAGCCCGAACACCACGGTCACGTGGAGAAGAGCCCACAGAAGGAGCAGCCAGAGGAGCGGGCGGTGAAGGAGGAGACTAGCGGTGAGAAGGGCCAAAGATTCACTTTACCTGCACACACAAGTAATAAAGCAACACAAGTAACTAAACTAAGGTTGTTTAGCGGTGTATTTACAGAATTATTCATAATGTGTGAGTATAGGcaatattttcagacatttttggTGTTGAATTTCATAGATATGCTTTTGTCTAAGTCTTCAACAATGAGTAGCTATGAGAGGGCAGCTCATCTCCCTGGCAGATTACATGATACAGATATTTAATTGATTGGTCATAGATATGTCTTGTGGGTGTTTCCTTACAGAGAAGACCGTGTCAGAAGTGCCTGATAGCAGTTTCAGTTTGTGGGAAGATGGGAAGGTGGAAGATGAGCTCTCCCCTGAGGAAATTCAGATGGTACAATCCACTGCTACACACGCCTAAATATCCTTACAGCAATATACCAAACAACCACATACACAACACCCTATCTCTATATCCATGCACCAAACTCTTTTTTACAGCCATATAGCCAACACTCTCTTAGTAAAGCCACTCACTCAACCCAATGCACTTTCTTTCTAAAGTCACATACCCAACACTTTTTTTACAACCATATACCCAATACATACACTGTCTACAGGTCCGTAttcacctctctttctctgtctagAGTTGTTGTGATTTGTTGTTGATCCAGACCTGCCATGATTGATGTGGTGGTGAGGGTCCGTGGTTGAGCTCAGTGGTCAGTCTGTGGAGAAATGTCCACAGGCCCTCTGTAGGCCATGTTCTGAGCATCTCTCCCATGCTGTGTTTCCCGCAGTTTGAACAGGAGAACCAGAGGCTGGTGAGCGAGATGAGCAGCTTAGTggatgaagtgaggtgaggcccttttttttttttaggggttTTTTTGGTAACGACAGATGATTTTACTAATAACAACCACCCACAGCCAATTTCACTATTGACTTTAAACACTTGTATGTCAATCAGATAATTCCTGTGCGGTTATAGAAGTGAgattacaaaatgaaacaaatgcacatgctcATACTTCAGCCAGTTCATGGCGCATAGTCACCTCCCTCTTCATGAGTGAGGGTCCTAAGGCTAGCAGGATTGACTTCGTCTCATGTCCTGTCTCGTGCTCgtgacagattgcactagaaAATGATGCTGCAGTGATTACCATATTTCATCAGTTTAGTTAGTGTAATAACGCGAGGACATAGCACAAACTTGAGTATTCTTCTCCCCAGTGCTAACGGTATTATACAAAGGACTGAGCTGTAGTCACAACAGTTACAGcacaaatgtttgtgtttgcgaTTCACACCCACCCATATCATAACACGTCTCTCGTTGTATGCTGGGGGTCCTTCATTCAACACGTGTTCCTTCACATACTCAATTATTTAGTGGCTGCTGTTGCCAAGATGCATTTTTATGACTATTAATAAAGGAAAAAGCTTTCTTGATGGATCGGCTATGAATCTTGTCTTAGGGCTGGAATCCTTACAGCACGTTCTGAGTGTTTAACCCGTCTCCTCATGCTTTCACTGGACTCTCAATCCCAAGATCCTCCATTGGagttactactactgctactacaaTCATCAGCATGTTCAGTTTCCACAGAGATATATGATACTGCCCACAGCTACTAAAGAAAAATGACTGCACACTTCCAATCAGCCAGTGTTTGACTGCCTCAGTGAgaatacacatgcaaatgcatgaaaaattgtTACTTATATAAGCTTGCAACTTCACAGACCATTTTTGAGGATGTCGATGTTGCCAGTCTTGATACAGACATTGGCACCTTTGGTACAGTTAAAATGTGAGACAAATTCGGATGGTGGTATTAGTCTCCCTGTTGAAGTCTTGTTGGTAAATAGCTTTAAGCCTATGTGTGTTATGCAGGATACCCATCATCCTTGCTTGATGTATCTGATATTGTTTTGTATTCCCTCTCCACAGGCAGATCGAAGGGAAGGTGGTGGAGATTTCACGCCTGCAGGAGATTTTCGCAGAGAAAGTTTTGCAGCAGGTaccatcctcctctctcctcagataATCAGCATTCTGCACAAACCCTTTTTTcatccaaacaaacacagaccttTCAAAAAAGAACAAGGGCACTGCAAGAGAACACGATGTAAAATGAGGagcctcagtgtctctgtgtgttctgacAGACGGCTCTGTGACTTTCCATCTGCAGGAGACGGAGATAGACAATATTCACCAGCTTGTTGTGGGCGCCACCGAAAATGTCAAAGAAGGGAATGAGGATATCAGAGaggtaaatgcattttgaacatTCACTGTAAGCCATAAGCCAGCATACGACAACACAGAAGTCTGAGGTGCAGAACTGCAGAATGGGATAACCTCACCCTCAGTCATAGCatatgctttgtgttttgtttgcattttggaaAGTGCACAGCACATAGCAAGTCATGCAAATTTGTATCATACTGAACAGCACACAGGTAGAGCTGCAAACATTTCTCTTTGGAATTTACTGTTAAAACTTGCACTTGGACAGTATCCTTGAAGATACAAGGTACGCTCTTTAGAAAACAAGggttgttgatttttttaaaatctttctACAGGCCATTAAAAATAACGCCGGGTTTCGCGTGTGGATCCTCTTCTTCCTTGTCATGTGTTCGTTTTCGTTGCTCTTCCTGGATTGGTATGACAGCTAATGAACAATGCGGAGGATTTagtcacaggaagtgacatcactgggATGATGGAATGGGCCTAGCCCTTGGGGAAACTGTTTCCAGGAAAAACGAAATGCCCACTGCAGTTCCACCATCACCGCGGTCTTCCACAACTCCTGCCGAGAGACGGTGGAGACGTCACGGCCCACAAATCAGGGTCATTGTTGCCTGATTATGCTTGTTTTTTCCCGTTCCTCTTCACTAGCACATCTGCCCTTAATTCCTCAGTGAATAAAATCTGGACTGGTTTTGTGTGCAAACCAAAACTGATTTGAATCctttgtgtaatttgtgtttgtttacataaaGCTACATTAAATGCAGCGCAGGGTAACATGCATGCTGTCATACTTTCAAAGTGAACACGGCAAAATGAATATCAGATGAATGCGTCTTCTTATATTtggtgtctttttaaaattaagttttgtatgtaaaatgtgCCTTTGGAATGTGATCTCACGGTCTTGACGCTCAGCCAGACTCCATCcatgtgattttgttttcaccTGTGCACTCATGCAGAAATTAGCATTCTTTAGGAAGATATGCAGTGATCGCAATAATAAAATGGTTTCACTTGCTCACTCAGAGTAATGAGATACATAAATTCATGGTGTCTCGTCATAAGAAATGGGACATGATTTCATGATGTTGAACTCAAAGCTAAAACAAAGGCTTCTTTCATAATCAAATCAGTGTAATTTAATCTAATGTTACCATGATACCATGTTAGCATGAGtatactgtaaatgtttgaTTATGAGGACAGTACATTTATCTAATGATCAGTGATGATATACTCTACTCTCAACTTACTATAAGCAGTAATAGATACAATATCCAAACATTCAGCTATTCCACTAAAATCAGCTATTCAGCTAATTTGGATAAAATGAAAGATTAATTCATTGTAATCATGCACATGAGTTTCTCATGTTCCTTTTGACATTGCCACTGTACATTTCATGAGGCAGACaacaatgcattcatttatcagGGGCTGCTTTACAGGAGCTTCTTTCACCCATCATGCCCTGCTCTGGGGCGGGGTCAGGCTcttgtccctctctgtgctAACTGATGAATTCAtgcagaggtcaggggtcagggaaACTCATCTTTCCAGTGAACTTGAAGTggatccctgttttttttttttcctgtttctccttGATTTGTCCTTCATTTTGCTCAGATCCAATCCGTCAGCATGAATGCCCATTCCTCACCTACTCTACATATAAGCCATCCTTTCcattgccacacacacacacacacacgtgtcctCACGCACACAGAGTCAGGTCTGTCTCCTACTTCAGGAGTTGGACTAATAGTTCATGTTTAGAAGAGTGTCAGTGCCTGGTTTGTGCAGAAAGAGCATGCTCAGATCTGGTTGAGATGCATGTACTGCCACATGCACCAGCTGTACTCTTCTCACTCATTATAAGCCAGGCATTCTTAGCAATGCCTTCATGCTTAAAGCGTGAGGCTTACACAACATATGTGTGAGGGCACTGTGCAGAAGGCACCGTATACTTGCAGACAGTTAATAATATGACACAAGCTGATGTATAAGTAATTTCTGTTCACTACAGACATGAATTGAACataatatgaaaacacattttgaataattaCATGAGTACAACTGATTTCAGTATATACAGCCACACAGTAACGTTTACCACACCAAGTCAAATAGGAAAAAGTTTTTCATCAAAAGACAGTAAGAGGATGTCTTGTGCCCTGAGCACGTAAGTGTATATACTGCAGGATAAACACTATAAAGTCCTGTCATTACTCCAGTAAAATAAGGCACAGCACTAATAAATACTACTCCATCATTCTCTCATAAGACCTGAAGCTTCACGGCGTTAGATCAACACATCTGTTCATTTAGATTAACCTATTTTTGATCAGGGGCTGGAttagaagcaaaaaaaatggtCCTGTCTGTAGCCACGAACCCAGAACAAATGTTGTCCTGAGGTCCTGTTGATACGATTTGATTTTGCCTCCCTAATGGCTTCTCTCAATACATCACACCCACTTCACAAAAAATGCTACAAATGTGCACGTTTTACTAGGGTTTTATTAGTTTCAAGTTTAAATTTgatttcaaaacaataaattattagCATATTCCCCCCAAAATACATTTGATGGCAATATGAGCAGActaagctatttttttttcattcttttaagCAGAGTTGAAAGTTCTCTCCATCCTTATGAAAAGACAGCAGATACTGATGGGCAGGCCTCTTATTCAGACAGCCAATGATGTCTCAGTTCTGACTGAGAGTTACACGCCATGGGACAGAGGCCACGTGGTGCTATGGCAGCAGTGAAACATCACATCGAACAGGGGCCGTCTGCGTGGCTCAGCAGTGCAGTGGACAGTAGCAGATGGGACGAGAGAAGGAAAAGATAACAGagagacaaaacagaacaaaaaggacCTGCAGGCCCTCAACAGACAGTAATAAATACAAGAGAGATCAGATTACACTATGCTGTGTGTACTCCTGCCCAGCCCCAGCCATCACAACTTCAGTTCCAACCAATGGGGGCAGACATAGTGGACATGAATAGAGGACTTTCAGTGGAGTTggtttatgatgtcacaatgaggTGTCAGTATCTTTATATCTCAACTGCAGGGGTACACAGCTCTGGTCTGACAGGGACAAGGGCTGAGCAATCCCACTTCCCCGAGCTGGATTGACGTGTTAGATGAGGTGGGTGGAGTTCATACCTTGTCTTTGCTACAGAGAGGGGTAGGTTTAAAACCCCAGCAGGGTTTTGGATCTGGCTGGGCCAGAGCTGTGCAGCCCTGATGTATCAAGCATATGGCAGTGTGGAGTGGACTGACCGCTGGATTTTGCTCCCGGCTGAATGATGGGTAATATTTAAAGGTTAAGAAGAAAATGCTTCAGTTGGAACCGTGCTTGCATTGTAGTGTTACAGACCGGTGTGTACATAGTTTGAATCTCACTCCGTGGACTGCCATGGTTATATCTGAGGTTAGGAGATAAAGCGTTCTCCTCATCAGTAAATGTGCACAGCTGGAGTGACTAAGGGATTAAatttgactgtgtttgtgtgcatcagTCTCTATACATTCCTGTAtgtttctgcatctgtgtgtgtgtgtgtgtgtgtgtgtgtgtatcagactATATGCATCTCTCTGCATTAGCAtgtatatttgcatgtgtgtgtgtacttgtgtcaGGGTGTATGCATctctgtgtgagcgtgtgtgtgtgtgtgtgtgtgtgcatccctGTTTTTGCATGGATCAGtgtttgaatgtatgtgtattagAGTGGGTATGTTAGTGTGTATCAGTGCATGTAGGTATCAGTGTGTCTTTATgcatcagtgtgtctgtgtgagtgtttagGTTATCAATGTGCATATGAATGTGTTGGTGAGTTTGGATCACAGTGACATTGTGTGTATTACTTTGGGTGTGTTAATtcgtatctgtgtgtgtggccactggtgtgcatttgtgtctaTCAGCATATCTGTGTTAGCATTTGTGCAagtttgggtgtgtgtatgtgtgtgtgtgtgtgtgtgtgtgtgtgtgcccctctAGGCCAGCTTCTGCGAGGTCTCGGTCTCCTGCTGTGAGACCTTCTCTTCAGCCATGATGGTCATCCAGGGCGAGACGGAGCGTGTGATGGTCTGCTTCGCCAGGTTGTAGTGGTTGATGATGGTGAAGAGCTTGCCGCGGCCGCCAGGCCCCTGCGGAGGGTAGTAGCTGTACACTCCAGCCGGCATGCAGCGGTTCTGCTGCAGAGAAAgagcgggggggagagagaggattcAGCGCCGCTGGAAGCCTAACCGAGCCAACAGCTTTGATTCGCAGAGGAATTACTCTGACTGCGATGCAAGGAAACATGAATGCAGCAAGCGGCAAAGACATGCTGTGAGTTTTTGTATGGCTGGGGGATATTGTACTTGGGTTCCCAAAATAACTaacaattttaaacaaatatcaaaaccacaaaatgtGTATGCAAGATAAGGTGTTCTGCACTATGGCTATGATTGTATGGTCATGGCTGGAATGTTAACTGACCAATCAGCAAGACTGGCCCAtccatttttaataatgcacCGATCGCAGGTGTCAGTGAAAGCGGAACAAGCAATCCCACTCGGCAGCCCCACAGAAGCAGGAAGGACTTTCTGTGCATAAACAGATCACATGATGTTGTTTGGGAGGTGGCGCTGAACCTCAATATCCTTGTTATCACCCAAATCTCCACTGCCACTCGTGGCAAATACTAAATTATTCAAACACTTCCTCATGCATGAGAGGGTCATTTTGCAGAGAACACCACATCTGATATGCAGCACATAATCCAAATCTAACCAGCTCTAACGCTGACCCAGAATTGATTTGTCCTTTTTACTTGTTTTCGTTCTGTAAATATACCAATTTGTgggcaaatgaaaaaagaaaattgagcATCTATCTTAAACACCTCTCCCAGTGTCTGTGAGTAATTTCAATTTAGACATGTTTGACcgtatttcattttgttttgagcaaatgttgcatttttcaatattattctgtattattctttttcatatttggCAATCACTAAATTgatcaataaatatttctgtaataatactgctaaatgacgtaatgtaatttaatgtaataataataataattcaaaggGAAAGGCTAACCACCACAACTGCTAAATTGAAAAATGGTTAAACTCAGGTGGAGAGAGACCAggaagcaggagcagggggGGATGGAATCCAGGAAGTAGAAGCTGCCTGAAGGGCCACGACCACAGTCCCAGGTGAAGGCATGGAACTACTTCATTTTGGACTGGGGCAGTCATCCCAGCAAGGGGTCTGTTGCTGTATCAGGTAGGTGTGCCATTAACAACATAGTAAAGTAAACTAACAAAGAACCTGAGAATGTACGGCCTAGGGAGTTTTCCACTCTACCTTCAGAGGGAGACACTCAAAATAATCAATTTAATACTGTAAAACTGATAAAAGTATGCCAAAAAAGATGGTGGAGTCAAAACATAGAAATCTCCTGCACCAGAGAATGCTGGTAAGGCATGAGTCTCACTCATTTCAATACTTGGTGCAGGTTTGTCTGCATGTTACAACCTAAGGTGGAAAAAAGCCATTAGAATTGGCCCCACATCTGTCAGGTCATATGaatcacagtgctgtgctgtgggtcAAGTGCTTAGCTTGTAACCGGAAGGTTTTAAAACTCTGTCCACGGTGGGACATTACATTTGGATCCCTGAGCGAGGTACTAAATTGTAATTACCTGAGGATATGCtctgctgtacaaatggatgatatgtgaaaatgtgaaaagcaaaagcaaacgaaaataaataatgagaggagaggacagcGTCTGTTCAAAAGCTGTGTATTAACTTTCATATTTCCTTGGAATGCTTCTTGGCATTGTGATGAATAGACTGTATCTAGTCTCTATCCGCGTGGCCTCTGGGTACGAGTATAGCAATTATTATTCTTCGGCCTGTTGAATCGCCCGTTCAATCGGAGTGCAGAGGAGCATTTTTGGAACAAATAGATTTTCCCGTCATGTCGAAATCGGGCTCAGATTCAGGCCACTGTGTCCTCGAACCAAAAATGCCCTAATTTTTCTAAATCCTGCTGTGCTTTTCACAAGCAGGTCGGGGGGACTTACTGTAAATCTGTTTACTGTCTTGTACGTTTCAATCTCACAAGCAGTTGCCCTTATATCCCCCTCACATTTATCTGCAGTACAGTGAACAatacatattctttttttagtcTCCCCAGCACATCCCCACTTTTGGACCTGCAACATGGAACAGTGGATCGTGGCTGTGGTGGAACTGATACAAAGGGTTATGACACCACATGCCCTGGCTGTAGAGGGAAGGAGGTTTATGATGTCACTAGTAGATGGAACAGAATTTATGATGATGGCCAGTTTGCTATGGGGGATTTCACAGAGCTCTGACATGGCAGAAGGTTCAGTCCAGGTCAGCAATCAGTAGGGTATTTAtgcttccttccttccttccttcctttctctctctctctctctctctctctctctctctctctctctctttcctggaCCGCACCAGGGCTCACTGTGAGGCTTGGCTAATGCCTGAGAGTCTAATTGCTCAGAGACTCGCTGTCATGGCTGCCCATGTGACGAGGTGGACATGTACCTTTCTGCCTCGATCAGAACcactcagcacagagcagagtgcaATGTGCTTccatt includes:
- the stx18 gene encoding syntaxin-18, which translates into the protein MAVDITLLFKASVKTVKTRNKAIGVGFDSTKDEIFKKSRPKSGFSTRAKEVISNITKLKDFLLQHRKDYVNAGSLISSDLTRMTDSERDQIDQDAQIFMRTCSDAIKQLRAEAEKQVITPQVKEHRGAVLDLIEGYLKGVCKLYSEQRAIRVKRVVDKKRLSRLEPEHHGHVEKSPQKEQPEERAVKEETSEKTVSEVPDSSFSLWEDGKVEDELSPEEIQMFEQENQRLVSEMSSLVDEVRQIEGKVVEISRLQEIFAEKVLQQETEIDNIHQLVVGATENVKEGNEDIREAIKNNAGFRVWILFFLVMCSFSLLFLDWYDS